One window of Phalacrocorax carbo chromosome 1, bPhaCar2.1, whole genome shotgun sequence genomic DNA carries:
- the CCDC70 gene encoding LOW QUALITY PROTEIN: coiled-coil domain-containing protein 70 (The sequence of the model RefSeq protein was modified relative to this genomic sequence to represent the inferred CDS: substituted 3 bases at 3 genomic stop codons), with the protein MAQADFQVALQFVLAESWAGISFLRMQKLIKKLQAEKAFWEEIQIFHETMKSFQETMKVFXERIRDFKMAIQAFWEEETPIWEEEAAFQEEEKAIQEEAEAFWRVYHDFWKDFNAFWKRDKDFRKEDQVFWEKDRILLDKDRVLXAEEETLWADETALLEEDXALWEDEALQEDE; encoded by the exons ATGGCACAGGCTGACTTTCAGGTGGCACTGCAGTTCGTGCTGGCCGAGTCCTGGgcagggatttcttttttgcGCATG CAGAAGCTCATCAAGAAGCTGCAAGCTGAGAAAGCCTTTTGGGAGGAGATTCAGATTTTTCATGAGACAATGAAGAGCTTTCAGGAGACGATGAAGGTCTTTTGAGAAAGAATCAGAGATTTCAAGATGGCCATCCAAGCCTTCTGGGAAGAGGAAACGCCCATCTGGGAGGAGGAAGCTGCctttcaggaggaagaaaaggctaTTCAGGAGGAAGCAGAAGCCTTCTGGAGGGTGTATCATGACTTCTGGAAGGACTTTAATGCTTTCTGGAAAAGGGATAAGGATTTCCGGAAAGAAGATCAGGTCTTCTGGGAGAAAGACAGGATCCTTCTGGATAAGGACAGAGTCCTATAGGCAGAAGAAGAAACTCTCTGGGCAGATGAAACAGCTCTCCTGGAAGAGGATTGAGCTCTCTGGGAAGATGAGGCCCTCCAGGAAGATGAATAA